One part of the Streptomyces ferrugineus genome encodes these proteins:
- a CDS encoding serine hydrolase domain-containing protein: MADIQGSYDDLFRAVPNALAAMLDAGDAGGSAAVFVDGRPVVDVWGGFADADRTVPWQRDTIVNVWSVTKTMTALCALVLADRGALDPDAPVARYWPEFAAAGKEKVLVRQLLSHTAGLPDWDGSVADLYDWPSATARLAARAPRWEPGTAAGYHSLTQGFLVGEVVRRITGRSVGEFLAEEVTGPLGADFHIGLAAEHDHRVAPAIPPAGQDEDYASSAPGNPEGSVAGNGMRVRDGNSPAWRRAQIPAASGYGNARSVALVQSVLACGGEVNGVRLLSRAGCDRAGAEQFDGDDRVLGMPMRWGLGFGLFGSAYGWGGWGGSLVMIEPDNRLAVAYVTHQMREPAEDTRGMESVTAAYEGLQGLRAEGFPS; the protein is encoded by the coding sequence ATGGCCGACATCCAGGGGTCCTACGACGACCTCTTCCGCGCCGTCCCGAACGCGCTCGCCGCCATGCTGGACGCGGGTGACGCGGGCGGTTCCGCAGCCGTGTTCGTGGACGGCAGGCCGGTCGTGGACGTCTGGGGCGGATTCGCGGACGCCGACCGCACCGTCCCGTGGCAGCGCGACACCATCGTCAACGTCTGGTCCGTGACCAAGACGATGACCGCGCTGTGCGCCCTCGTCCTGGCCGACCGCGGCGCACTCGACCCGGACGCACCGGTCGCCCGGTACTGGCCGGAGTTCGCGGCGGCGGGCAAGGAGAAGGTGCTGGTACGGCAGCTGCTCTCGCACACCGCCGGCCTGCCCGACTGGGACGGATCGGTGGCCGACCTCTACGACTGGCCCTCCGCCACGGCCCGGCTCGCCGCGCGGGCTCCCCGATGGGAGCCCGGCACCGCGGCCGGCTATCACTCGCTCACCCAGGGCTTCCTCGTCGGCGAGGTGGTGCGCCGGATCACGGGACGCAGCGTGGGGGAGTTCCTCGCCGAGGAGGTGACCGGGCCGCTGGGCGCGGACTTCCACATCGGGCTCGCGGCCGAGCACGACCATCGGGTCGCGCCGGCGATCCCGCCGGCGGGGCAGGACGAGGACTACGCGTCGAGCGCGCCCGGCAACCCGGAGGGTTCCGTGGCGGGCAACGGGATGCGCGTCCGGGACGGCAACAGCCCGGCCTGGCGCCGCGCGCAGATCCCGGCGGCGAGCGGATACGGCAACGCCCGCTCGGTCGCGCTGGTGCAGTCGGTCCTGGCCTGCGGGGGAGAGGTGAACGGCGTACGGCTGCTGTCCCGGGCCGGCTGCGACCGTGCCGGGGCGGAGCAGTTCGACGGCGACGACCGTGTGCTGGGGATGCCGATGCGGTGGGGGCTGGGCTTCGGCCTGTTCGGCAGCGCGTACGGCTGGGGCGGCTGGGGCGGGTCGCTGGTGATGATCGAGCCCGACAACCGGTTGGCGGTGGCGTATGTGACACACCAGATGCGCGAGCCCGCCGAGGACACCCGGGGGATGGAGAGCGTCACGGCCGCCTACGAGGGCCTTCAGGGGCTGCGCGCCGAAGGGTTCCCGTCATGA
- a CDS encoding alpha-L-fucosidase, whose product MAVSRRVFVATAAALAATGATGPALAAPAPVSQDPHYRIPVGPDDTEADLVRKASQVRPTARQIAWQRLERTAFLHFGVNTFTGLEWGTGDEDPDVFQPAGLDTDQWARALRDGGFKLAILTVKHHDGFVLHQSRYTDHSVASSTWRDGRGDVLRSFADSMRRHGVKVGVYISPADENQYLHGVYANGSARADRTIPTLVEGDDRTPPRSYTLPATDYGAHMLNQLYEVLTEYGPIDEVWFDGAQGRIPPDKVEKYDWDSWYTLVRSLAPDAVIAVSGPDVRWVGNEGGLAREDEWSVVPVQEKDYGRTDYALAYDAPDMGSRAALVKARPTADHLQWWPAECDVSIRDGWFYHADQQPKSVERLTDIYFRSVGRNSVLLLNVPPDTNGLLPAADVARLREFRERVDRELPEDLARDARTSASPGRVTVDLGREREVDRIRLAEDIRYGQQVESFVVEARRDGAWTEVTRAGVIGASRILLLAAPVRARRWRVRVTGSRAAARLVEFGLYRSRV is encoded by the coding sequence ATGGCCGTTTCCCGACGCGTCTTCGTCGCGACAGCCGCCGCCCTCGCCGCGACCGGCGCCACCGGACCCGCCCTCGCGGCGCCCGCGCCTGTGTCGCAGGACCCCCACTACCGCATCCCCGTCGGCCCCGACGACACCGAGGCCGACCTCGTCCGAAAAGCCTCCCAGGTCCGCCCCACCGCACGGCAGATCGCCTGGCAGCGCCTGGAGCGCACCGCGTTCCTGCACTTCGGCGTGAACACCTTCACCGGCCTGGAGTGGGGCACCGGCGACGAGGACCCGGACGTGTTCCAGCCGGCCGGCCTCGACACCGACCAGTGGGCCCGCGCCCTGCGCGACGGCGGTTTCAAGCTCGCCATCCTCACCGTCAAGCACCACGACGGCTTCGTGCTCCACCAGTCCCGCTACACCGACCACTCGGTGGCGTCCAGCACCTGGCGCGACGGCAGGGGCGACGTCCTGCGCTCCTTCGCCGACTCCATGCGCCGCCACGGCGTCAAGGTCGGCGTCTACATCTCACCCGCCGACGAGAACCAGTACCTCCACGGCGTCTACGCCAACGGCAGCGCCCGCGCCGACCGCACCATCCCCACCCTCGTCGAGGGCGACGACCGCACACCACCGAGGTCGTACACCCTTCCGGCCACCGACTACGGCGCCCATATGCTCAACCAGCTCTACGAGGTCCTCACCGAGTACGGGCCGATCGACGAGGTGTGGTTCGACGGAGCGCAGGGGCGCATCCCGCCGGACAAGGTGGAGAAGTACGACTGGGACAGCTGGTACACCCTCGTCCGCTCGCTCGCGCCGGACGCCGTGATCGCCGTCTCGGGACCGGACGTGCGCTGGGTCGGCAACGAGGGCGGGCTGGCGCGCGAGGACGAGTGGAGCGTCGTCCCGGTACAGGAGAAGGACTACGGCCGGACCGACTACGCCCTCGCGTACGACGCCCCCGACATGGGCAGCCGCGCCGCGCTGGTCAAGGCGCGGCCGACGGCGGACCACCTCCAGTGGTGGCCGGCCGAATGCGACGTCTCCATCCGCGACGGCTGGTTCTACCACGCCGACCAACAGCCCAAGAGCGTCGAGCGGTTGACGGACATCTACTTCCGGTCCGTGGGCCGCAACTCGGTGCTGCTGCTCAACGTCCCACCGGACACGAACGGCCTGCTGCCCGCCGCCGACGTGGCGCGGCTGCGGGAGTTCCGCGAGCGCGTGGACCGCGAACTCCCGGAGGACCTGGCCCGCGACGCCCGGACCAGCGCCTCGCCGGGCCGGGTGACGGTCGACCTCGGCCGGGAGCGGGAGGTGGACCGGATCCGGCTGGCGGAGGACATCCGGTACGGGCAGCAGGTGGAGAGCTTCGTCGTCGAGGCGCGGCGCGACGGGGCCTGGACGGAGGTGACCCGGGCCGGGGTGATCGGCGCGAGCCGGATCCTCCTGCTGGCGGCACCGGTGCGGGCTCGGCGGTGGCGGGTGCGGGTGACCGGTTCGCGCGCCGCGGCGCGGCTCGTGGAGTTCGGGCTGTACCGGTCGCGGGTCTGA
- a CDS encoding family 20 glycosylhydrolase: MRRRWRTVGVLVALTLLLTAPLPAVAREEPATPVTVPALTAWTPASGSYTHERSARLVADGASERRVADTLADDLRDAGHGTVPVVPGAARPGDIVIDVQPSRTSLGSEGYELRAGKRLSVTAATETGAFYGTRTVLQLLAQGDRIPAGRTVDVPRYKERGVGVCACYIHVSMPWLENLVREMAYHKLNQLLLELKVKSDAHPEANTWGYYTEDEIRRLVALGKRYHVEIIPEINSPGHMDPWLENRPDLQLTDSDGDKQPSRLDITRPEAFAYYTSLMDEYAQVFTSKSWHMGADEYMLGSDFAKYPQILKYAQDRYGPDATPQDAFIDFVNRVHDYAAGKGRKLRIWNDGLTGANTVPVAAGTTVEHWLNVAVKPSRLLAQGYPLMNAAYALYLVRGGFHSDTEGLYDQSWDPRGFEGEKLASADGITGAKISLWPDNGRGETENEVAVALWPALRHIAQATWGDPHPDATYAEFGARGTAVGHAPGWRDLTRVPVPDGSYTFRTDGRSFDAEVRRTADGYATVRTADGCLEIRGGKLTLNVPLQPAVEAAPQTCEAGNTLQRWQLEPAAGGYRLVNAITRMTVSVTDDGRLVQYPPDRRTPAVWHLSS, encoded by the coding sequence ATGAGGAGACGCTGGAGAACGGTCGGAGTCCTCGTGGCCCTGACGCTCTTGCTCACGGCACCGCTGCCGGCGGTCGCGCGGGAGGAGCCGGCCACACCGGTCACCGTGCCCGCCCTGACCGCCTGGACACCGGCATCCGGCAGCTACACCCACGAGCGCTCCGCCCGCCTCGTGGCCGACGGCGCGAGCGAGCGGCGGGTCGCCGACACCCTCGCCGACGACCTGCGCGACGCGGGACACGGCACGGTGCCCGTCGTGCCGGGCGCCGCCCGCCCCGGCGACATCGTCATCGACGTACAGCCCTCCCGGACCTCCCTGGGCAGCGAGGGCTACGAACTCCGGGCGGGCAAGCGGCTGTCGGTGACCGCGGCGACCGAGACCGGCGCCTTCTACGGCACCCGTACCGTCCTCCAACTCCTCGCCCAGGGCGACCGCATCCCCGCCGGCCGTACGGTCGACGTACCGCGCTACAAGGAGCGGGGCGTCGGCGTCTGCGCCTGCTACATCCACGTCTCCATGCCCTGGCTGGAGAACCTGGTCCGCGAGATGGCGTACCACAAGCTCAACCAGCTGCTTCTCGAACTGAAGGTGAAGAGCGACGCCCACCCCGAGGCCAACACCTGGGGCTACTACACCGAGGACGAGATCCGCCGACTGGTCGCCCTCGGCAAGCGGTACCACGTCGAGATCATCCCCGAGATCAACTCCCCGGGCCATATGGACCCGTGGCTCGAGAACCGCCCCGACCTGCAGCTCACCGACTCCGACGGCGACAAGCAGCCCTCGCGCCTGGACATTACCCGGCCGGAGGCCTTCGCCTACTACACGAGCCTGATGGACGAGTACGCCCAGGTCTTCACGTCGAAGTCCTGGCACATGGGAGCCGACGAGTACATGCTCGGCTCCGACTTCGCCAAGTACCCGCAGATCCTGAAGTACGCCCAGGACAGATACGGCCCCGACGCCACCCCGCAGGACGCCTTCATCGACTTCGTCAACCGCGTCCACGACTACGCGGCCGGCAAGGGCAGGAAGCTGCGGATCTGGAACGACGGGCTCACCGGCGCCAACACCGTCCCGGTGGCGGCGGGAACGACGGTCGAGCACTGGCTGAACGTGGCGGTCAAACCCAGCCGACTCCTGGCCCAGGGCTACCCGTTGATGAACGCCGCCTACGCCCTCTACCTGGTCCGCGGCGGCTTCCACAGCGACACCGAGGGGCTGTACGACCAGAGCTGGGACCCGCGCGGCTTCGAGGGCGAGAAACTGGCCTCGGCCGACGGCATCACCGGCGCGAAGATCAGCCTCTGGCCCGACAACGGCCGGGGCGAGACCGAGAACGAGGTCGCCGTCGCCCTGTGGCCGGCGCTGCGGCACATCGCCCAGGCCACCTGGGGCGATCCGCACCCCGACGCCACGTACGCCGAGTTCGGGGCGCGCGGCACGGCCGTCGGCCACGCACCGGGATGGCGGGACCTGACCCGGGTGCCGGTGCCGGACGGCTCGTACACCTTCCGTACGGACGGCCGTTCCTTCGACGCCGAGGTCAGGCGCACCGCGGACGGCTACGCGACCGTACGGACGGCCGACGGCTGCCTCGAGATCCGCGGCGGAAAGCTCACGCTCAACGTGCCGCTGCAGCCCGCAGTGGAAGCGGCGCCGCAGACGTGCGAAGCCGGGAACACCCTCCAGCGCTGGCAGTTGGAGCCCGCGGCCGGTGGCTACCGCCTCGTCAACGCCATCACCCGGATGACGGTGAGCGTCACGGACGACGGCCGGCTCGTGCAGTACCCGCCGGACCGGCGCACCCCCGCCGTATGGCACCTGAGCAGCTGA
- a CDS encoding amidase, translating into MTSWVGRTAAEIAAAVREKRATPREVVAEHLARIERLDDRVGAFRVVRAEAALAEADEVASRGDLAELPLAGVPVAVKDNLAVRGESNRIGSAATPDTPADHDHVTVARLRAAGAVVVGLTNVPELCVFGTTEGVHGTARNPWDTSRTAGGSSGGSAAAVAAGMVPIALGNDGMGSLRIPAANCGLVTIKPGTGVVPAGIGDGDWFGMSENGPLATTVEDARLMLSVLADTEVVHPDAPGALRIAVSLRSPLAGVTISKPYTAAAREAAALLMKAGHQVRRADPPYPLSLGVTSLAHWTAGTSVDAQALDPRQLTRRTRVHATVGRRFVDRVRAGDSREELRRRMEPFFAEYDVLLTPALARRSPRSEPWHERGWLRNVMANTNYSPLTPPWNLTGWPAMAIPCGTLPSGAPTAVQLVGRPGSEARLLALAERIEELRPWRRTAPLD; encoded by the coding sequence GTGACCAGCTGGGTCGGCCGGACCGCCGCCGAGATCGCCGCCGCCGTACGCGAGAAGCGGGCCACGCCGCGTGAGGTGGTGGCCGAGCATCTCGCCCGGATCGAGCGGCTCGACGACCGCGTCGGCGCGTTCCGGGTGGTACGGGCCGAGGCGGCGCTCGCCGAGGCCGACGAGGTGGCCTCGCGGGGCGATCTCGCCGAACTGCCGCTGGCCGGTGTGCCGGTGGCCGTCAAGGACAACCTCGCGGTGCGCGGCGAGTCCAACCGCATCGGCTCCGCGGCGACGCCGGACACCCCGGCCGACCACGACCATGTGACCGTGGCCCGGCTGCGGGCGGCCGGCGCGGTGGTCGTGGGGCTGACTAACGTCCCCGAGCTGTGTGTCTTCGGCACCACGGAGGGTGTGCACGGCACCGCCCGCAACCCGTGGGACACCTCGCGCACGGCGGGCGGCTCGTCCGGCGGCAGCGCGGCCGCCGTCGCCGCGGGCATGGTGCCGATCGCCCTCGGCAACGACGGCATGGGCTCGCTGCGCATACCGGCGGCCAACTGCGGCCTGGTCACCATCAAGCCCGGCACCGGCGTGGTCCCGGCCGGCATAGGCGACGGCGACTGGTTCGGCATGTCGGAGAACGGGCCCCTGGCGACGACGGTCGAGGACGCGCGCCTGATGCTGTCGGTCCTCGCCGACACCGAGGTCGTACACCCCGACGCGCCGGGCGCCCTCAGGATCGCCGTGTCCCTGCGCAGCCCGCTGGCCGGGGTCACCATCAGCAAGCCGTACACCGCCGCCGCCCGCGAGGCCGCCGCGCTGCTCATGAAGGCAGGTCACCAGGTACGGCGCGCCGACCCGCCGTATCCGCTGTCGCTCGGGGTCACTTCGCTGGCCCACTGGACCGCCGGCACCTCCGTGGACGCCCAGGCCCTGGACCCGCGGCAGCTCACCCGCCGGACCCGGGTGCACGCCACCGTCGGCCGGCGCTTCGTCGACCGGGTGCGGGCCGGGGACAGCCGGGAGGAGCTGCGCCGGCGCATGGAGCCGTTCTTCGCCGAGTACGACGTGCTGCTCACCCCGGCTCTCGCCCGCCGCTCCCCCAGGTCCGAGCCCTGGCACGAGCGGGGCTGGCTGCGGAACGTCATGGCCAACACCAACTACTCGCCGCTGACGCCGCCGTGGAACCTCACCGGCTGGCCCGCGATGGCGATTCCGTGCGGCACGCTGCCGTCCGGCGCCCCCACCGCCGTACAACTGGTCGGGCGCCCCGGCTCCGAGGCCCGGCTGCTGGCGCTGGCGGAGCGGATCGAGGAGCTGCGGCCGTGGCGGCGGACGGCGCCGCTGGATTAG
- a CDS encoding SGNH/GDSL hydrolase family protein has protein sequence MDTHHDRITTPVTAALLRGALEIERTEHGVLPHRLPARARAQNTDGQLAMAESQSSGVRVAFRTRATAIELDTLPTKRSYVGAPPRPDGVYDLVVDGRPAGQDTVTSGNVVTIDMMAGTAEPRPGRPGTVRFTGLPAGDKDVEIWLPHNETTELIALRTDAPVEPASDPGRKVWLHHGSSISHGSDAASPTGIWPALAATLGGVELINLGLAGSALLDPFTARTLRDTPTDFISVKIGINLVNADLMRLRAFGPAVHGFLDTVRDGHPTTPLLVVSPILCPIHEDTPGPCAPDFSGLSGGRLRFVALGDPAERASGKLTLGVIRDELSRIVEQRTADDPNLHYLDGRDLYGETDSAELPLPDNLHPDAATHRRIGERFAQLAFTGEGPFATTAPGVPS, from the coding sequence ATGGACACCCACCACGACCGGATCACCACGCCCGTCACCGCTGCCCTCCTGCGCGGCGCCCTCGAGATCGAGCGCACCGAGCACGGCGTACTGCCGCACCGGCTGCCGGCCCGGGCGCGTGCCCAGAACACCGACGGGCAGCTGGCCATGGCCGAGTCGCAGTCCTCCGGCGTACGTGTGGCCTTCCGCACCCGGGCCACCGCGATCGAACTGGACACGCTGCCCACCAAGCGCAGTTACGTGGGCGCACCGCCCCGCCCGGACGGCGTCTACGACCTGGTCGTCGACGGCCGCCCGGCCGGACAGGACACCGTGACCAGCGGCAATGTCGTGACCATCGACATGATGGCCGGAACCGCCGAGCCCCGGCCCGGTCGCCCCGGCACCGTCCGCTTCACCGGGCTGCCCGCCGGCGACAAGGACGTCGAGATCTGGCTGCCGCACAACGAGACCACCGAACTGATCGCCCTGCGCACCGACGCCCCCGTCGAGCCCGCGAGCGACCCGGGCCGCAAGGTGTGGCTGCACCACGGAAGTTCGATCAGCCACGGCTCCGACGCCGCGAGCCCCACCGGCATCTGGCCCGCCCTCGCCGCCACCCTCGGCGGCGTGGAGCTGATCAACCTGGGCCTGGCCGGGAGTGCCCTGCTCGACCCCTTCACCGCCCGCACCTTGCGCGACACCCCCACCGACTTCATCAGCGTCAAGATCGGCATCAATCTGGTCAACGCCGACCTGATGCGGCTGCGCGCCTTCGGCCCCGCCGTCCACGGCTTCCTCGACACCGTCCGGGACGGACACCCGACGACCCCGCTGCTGGTCGTCTCGCCCATCCTGTGCCCGATCCACGAGGACACGCCCGGCCCCTGTGCCCCGGACTTCAGCGGGCTCAGCGGCGGACGACTGCGGTTCGTCGCCCTGGGCGACCCGGCGGAACGCGCGAGCGGCAAGCTGACGTTGGGCGTCATCCGGGACGAGCTGTCCCGCATCGTCGAGCAGCGGACGGCCGACGACCCGAACCTGCACTACCTCGACGGCCGCGACCTCTACGGCGAGACCGACTCCGCCGAACTGCCCCTGCCCGACAACCTCCACCCGGACGCCGCCACCCACCGCCGCATCGGCGAGCGCTTCGCACAGCTGGCGTTCACGGGCGAGGGCCCCTTCGCGACGACGGCACCGGGCGTGCCCTCCTAA
- a CDS encoding TetR/AcrR family transcriptional regulator, translated as MARVGLSTERLVQAGAELADEVGFEQVTASELARRFDVKVASLYSHVKNSQDLKTRIALFALEELADRAADAVAGRAGKDALVAFANVYRDYGREHPGRAAAARMKLDPETAAASAGVRHAQMTRAILRGYDLREPDATHAVRLLGSVFHGYSSLELAGGFSHSAPDSEETWSRILDALDALLCNWPTEPTP; from the coding sequence ATGGCACGCGTGGGGCTCAGTACGGAACGCCTGGTCCAGGCGGGCGCGGAGCTGGCCGACGAGGTCGGCTTCGAGCAGGTGACCGCGTCGGAACTCGCCCGGCGGTTCGACGTCAAGGTCGCGAGCCTGTACTCGCACGTCAAGAACTCCCAGGACCTCAAGACCCGGATCGCCCTGTTCGCGCTGGAGGAGCTGGCCGACCGGGCCGCCGACGCGGTGGCCGGGCGGGCCGGCAAGGACGCCCTGGTCGCCTTCGCGAACGTCTACCGCGACTACGGCCGTGAGCATCCCGGCCGTGCCGCCGCCGCACGCATGAAGCTCGACCCCGAGACGGCCGCCGCGAGCGCGGGCGTCCGGCACGCGCAGATGACGCGGGCGATCCTGCGCGGCTACGACCTCAGGGAGCCGGACGCGACACATGCCGTACGGCTGCTCGGCAGCGTCTTCCACGGCTACTCCAGCCTGGAGCTGGCGGGGGGCTTCAGTCACAGCGCCCCCGACTCCGAGGAGACCTGGTCCCGGATCCTGGACGCCCTCGACGCCCTGCTGTGCAACTGGCCCACCGAGCCCACCCCTTGA
- a CDS encoding SDR family oxidoreductase, with product MTSSYGPQGGDAGLRGRAAIVTGATRGIGHAVARQLAAAGARVCVTARDADEVRHTAAELGGVGAAGSVADPEHLASVVELTLREFGRIDVIVNNAATNLPYGPLMDVDPMAWREAFTVNVEAPLRLVQCAWRAWLREHGGSVVNVCTEGAAHVGPNVGAYGTSKAALLHLTRQLAGELAPRVRVNSVSPGLVRTEMARFVWERGEEELAAGLPLGRIGEPEDVARAVLWLASDAAEWVTGADLLVDGGTRVRAAGAPGAYAVHERLRAHGPARGRGAG from the coding sequence ATGACGTCGTCGTACGGTCCGCAGGGCGGGGACGCCGGTCTTCGGGGCAGGGCCGCCATCGTCACCGGCGCCACGCGCGGCATCGGGCACGCCGTCGCCCGGCAGCTGGCGGCCGCCGGAGCGCGGGTGTGCGTGACCGCGCGGGACGCGGACGAGGTGCGGCACACGGCTGCCGAGCTGGGTGGCGTCGGGGCGGCGGGCAGCGTCGCCGACCCGGAACATCTGGCGTCGGTCGTGGAGCTGACCCTGCGAGAGTTCGGCCGGATCGACGTGATCGTGAACAACGCGGCGACCAACCTGCCGTACGGCCCGCTCATGGACGTCGATCCCATGGCGTGGCGCGAGGCGTTCACGGTGAACGTGGAGGCACCGCTGCGCCTCGTGCAGTGCGCCTGGCGTGCGTGGCTGCGCGAGCACGGCGGCTCGGTGGTCAACGTCTGCACGGAGGGCGCCGCGCATGTCGGCCCCAACGTCGGCGCGTACGGCACCAGCAAGGCGGCCCTCCTTCATCTGACCCGGCAGCTCGCGGGCGAACTGGCCCCGAGGGTGCGGGTCAACTCGGTCTCCCCCGGCCTGGTCCGCACGGAGATGGCGCGGTTCGTGTGGGAGCGGGGCGAGGAGGAGCTGGCCGCCGGGCTGCCGCTGGGGCGCATCGGGGAGCCGGAGGACGTGGCGCGGGCGGTGCTGTGGCTGGCGTCGGACGCGGCGGAGTGGGTGACGGGGGCGGATCTGCTGGTGGACGGGGGGACGCGGGTGCGTGCCGCGGGGGCGCCCGGCGCGTATGCGGTTCATGAACGTCTGCGGGCACACGGGCCGGCCCGGGGACGCGGGGCTGGGTAG
- a CDS encoding ABC transporter permease produces the protein MRSAHVTNGNLRVGLRRGGIELRHLLRNPKEMSGHVSNVVVAIVIAAYVSSDVPGTQTPMAHLVIAGFAAYLLFQVGLINLPQLLVTEREEGVLLRMRATPGGITAYLVAKCVLVIAMSIGTLALLVGAAALLADGPLPRGPGAWLTLLWVTTLGLLAVVPLGAAIGAVLPNPREALALIMLPVMALLMTSGVMFPITSLPVAVQQVSAVFPLKWMAQGLRSALLPDAARAAEAAGSWELSRVALVLTAWAVLGFLLAVPLLRRAARRESGSRLTARHRKAVQSGAPAA, from the coding sequence ATGAGGAGCGCACACGTGACGAACGGGAACCTGCGGGTCGGCCTCCGCCGCGGCGGCATCGAGCTGCGGCACCTCCTGCGCAACCCCAAGGAGATGTCCGGGCATGTGAGCAACGTGGTCGTCGCGATCGTGATCGCCGCCTACGTCAGCAGCGACGTGCCCGGCACCCAAACCCCCATGGCCCACCTGGTGATCGCGGGCTTCGCCGCCTATCTGCTGTTCCAGGTCGGCCTGATCAACCTCCCGCAGTTGCTCGTCACCGAGCGGGAGGAGGGCGTCCTGCTGCGGATGCGGGCCACGCCCGGCGGGATCACGGCGTATCTCGTCGCCAAGTGCGTGCTGGTGATCGCCATGTCGATCGGCACCCTGGCGCTGCTGGTGGGAGCCGCGGCGCTGCTGGCGGACGGGCCGCTGCCACGTGGTCCGGGCGCCTGGCTGACGCTGCTGTGGGTGACCACGCTCGGGCTGCTGGCGGTCGTCCCGCTGGGCGCGGCCATCGGCGCCGTGCTGCCCAACCCGCGCGAGGCGCTGGCGCTGATCATGCTGCCCGTGATGGCGCTGCTGATGACCTCCGGAGTGATGTTCCCGATCACCTCGCTGCCCGTGGCGGTGCAGCAGGTGTCCGCAGTGTTCCCGCTGAAGTGGATGGCCCAGGGCCTGCGCTCGGCACTGCTGCCGGACGCGGCACGCGCCGCCGAGGCGGCCGGCTCCTGGGAGCTGTCCAGGGTCGCCCTGGTGCTGACCGCCTGGGCCGTCCTCGGCTTCCTCCTCGCCGTCCCCCTCCTGCGCCGCGCCGCCCGCCGCGAGTCCGGCTCGCGCCTGACCGCACGCCACCGCAAGGCGGTACAGAGCGGGGCGCCGGCCGCGTAA
- a CDS encoding ABC transporter ATP-binding protein, translated as MAYGDVDVLRGVDLDIHRGEVFALLGPNGAGKTTTVEILEGFRQRSGGEAVVLGVDPARGDDAWRGRIGLVLQSWRDHRRWRVAELLSHFATYYPDPRDPAELMALVGLTAQADRQVDRLSGGQRRRLDVALGIVGRPELLFLDEPTTGFDPQARREFHVLVERLAREEGVTVLLTTHDLAEAERLADRIAMLVGGRIRACGSPAELARRAAAQAEVRWTATDGRPRRERTADPSRLVWELHRAAPGPIADLEVRRPTLEDTYLHMVHREDDGTDEDADGEAQAA; from the coding sequence ATGGCGTACGGCGATGTCGACGTCCTGCGCGGCGTCGATCTGGACATCCACCGCGGCGAGGTCTTCGCGCTGCTCGGTCCCAACGGCGCGGGGAAGACCACCACCGTCGAGATCCTGGAGGGCTTCCGGCAGCGCTCCGGCGGGGAGGCCGTCGTCCTCGGTGTGGATCCGGCGCGGGGCGACGACGCCTGGCGCGGCCGTATCGGACTGGTCCTGCAGTCCTGGCGCGACCACCGTCGCTGGCGGGTCGCCGAGCTGCTGTCGCACTTCGCGACGTACTACCCCGACCCGCGCGACCCGGCCGAACTGATGGCCCTGGTCGGCCTCACCGCCCAGGCGGACCGGCAGGTGGACCGGCTGTCCGGCGGCCAGCGCCGGCGGCTGGACGTCGCGCTGGGCATCGTCGGCCGCCCCGAGCTGCTCTTCCTGGACGAGCCGACCACCGGCTTCGACCCTCAGGCGCGGCGCGAGTTCCACGTCCTGGTCGAACGGCTGGCCCGCGAGGAGGGCGTCACCGTGCTGCTCACCACCCACGACCTGGCGGAGGCCGAGCGGCTCGCCGACCGGATCGCCATGCTGGTCGGCGGCCGGATCCGGGCCTGCGGCTCCCCGGCGGAACTGGCCCGCCGGGCCGCCGCACAGGCCGAGGTCCGCTGGACGGCCACCGACGGCAGGCCCCGGCGTGAACGCACCGCGGACCCCTCCCGGTTGGTCTGGGAACTCCACCGGGCCGCGCCCGGCCCGATCGCCGACCTGGAGGTCCGCCGCCCGACGCTGGAGGACACCTATCTGCACATGGTGCACCGGGAGGACGACGGCACGGACGAGGACGCGGACGGGGAGGCACAGGCCGCATGA
- a CDS encoding transcriptional regulator, with protein sequence MSTPAGFDELIHPATRLSVVALLTATEWADFAFIRDSLSLSDSALSKQLHTLQEAGYLEIQKEGGGRKRRTKVRLTDRGRAAFEGHVAALRAIVDSAGAAQPQPRTEAGL encoded by the coding sequence ATGAGCACCCCGGCCGGCTTCGACGAGCTGATCCATCCCGCCACGCGGCTGTCGGTGGTCGCGCTGCTCACCGCCACCGAATGGGCGGACTTCGCGTTCATCCGCGACAGCCTCTCGCTCAGCGACTCCGCGCTCTCCAAGCAGCTGCACACCTTGCAGGAGGCCGGATACCTGGAGATCCAGAAGGAGGGCGGCGGCCGCAAACGCCGTACGAAGGTACGGCTGACGGACCGCGGCCGCGCCGCCTTCGAGGGACACGTGGCGGCGCTCCGGGCGATCGTCGACAGCGCCGGGGCGGCCCAGCCGCAGCCCCGCACGGAGGCGGGACTGTGA